Proteins encoded by one window of Equus przewalskii isolate Varuska chromosome 24, EquPr2, whole genome shotgun sequence:
- the LRRC8C gene encoding volume-regulated anion channel subunit LRRC8C isoform X2, which yields MQDKIICLPKRVQPSQNHSSVSNVSQAVASTTPLPPPKPSPTNPVTVEMKGLKTDLDLQQYSFINQMCYERALHWYAKYFPYLVLIHTLVFMLCSNFWFKFPGSSSKIEHFISILGKCFDSPWTTRALSEVSGEDSEDKDNRKNNMSRSNTIQSGPEGSLVNSQSLKSIPEKFVVDKSTAGALDKKEGEQAKALFEKVKKFRLHVEEGDILYAMYVRQTVLKVIKFLIIIAYNSALVSKVQFTVDCNVDIQDMTGYKNFSCNHTMAHLFSKLSFCYLCFVSIYGLTCLYTLYWLFYRSLREYSFEYVRQETGIDDIPDVKNDFAFMLHMIDQYDPLYSKRFAVFLSEVSENKLKQLNLNNEWTPDKLRQKLQTNAHNRLELPLIMLSGLPDTVFEITELQSLKLEIIKNVMIPATIAQLDNLQELSLHQCSVKIHSAALSFLKENLKVLSVKFDDMRELPPWMYGLRNLEELYLVGSLSHDIPKNVTLESLRDLKSLKILSIKSNVSKIPQAVVDVSSHLQKMCIHNDGTKLVMLNNLKKMTNLTELELVHCDLERIPHAVFSLLSLQELDLKENNLKSIEEIVSFQHLRKLTVLKLWHNSITYIPEHIKKLTSLERLSFSHNKIEVLPSHLFLCNKIRYLDLSYNDIRFIPPEVGVLQSLQYFSITCNKVESLPDELYFCKKLKTLKIGKNSLSVLSPKIGNLLFLSYLDVKGNHFEILPPELGDCRALKRAGLVVEDALFETLPSDVREQMKTE from the coding sequence ATGCAAGACAAGATAATTTGCCTTCCGAAAAGAGTTCAGCCTTCTCAGAACCACTCGTCCGTCTCGAATGTCTCTCAAGCAGTTGCCAGTAccaccccactgcctcctcctaaACCATCTCCTACCAACCCCGTCACCGTGGAAATGAAAGGACTAAAGACGGATTTGGACCTTCAGCAGTACAGTTTTATAAACCAGATGTGTTACGAGCGAGCCCTCCACTGGTATGCCAAGTATTTCCCTTACCTTGTCCTCATCCATACCCTGGTCTTCATGCTCTGCAGCAACTTCTGGTTCAAATTCCCTGGCTCCAGCTCcaaaatagaacatttcatcTCAATCCTGGGGAAGTGTTTTGACTCTCCCTGGACCACGAGGGCTTTATCTGAAGTGTCTGGGGAGGACTCGGAAGACAAGGACAACAGGAAGAACAACATGAGCAGGTCCAACACCATCCAGTCTGGGCCAGAAGGCAGTCTGGTCAACTCTCAGTCATTAAAGTCAATTCCTGAGAAGTTTGTGGTTGACAAATCCACTGCAGGTGCTCTGGATAAGAAGGAAGGTGAGCAAGCAAAGGCCTTATTTGAGAAGGTGAAGAAGTTCAGGCTTCATGTAGAAGAAGGTGATATACTCTATGCTATGTATGTGCGCCAGACTGTACTTAAGGTTATAAAATTCTTAATCATCATTGCATATAACAGCGCGCTGGTTTCCAAAGTCCAATTTACGGTGGACTGTAATGTTGACATTCAGGACATGACTGGATATAAAAACTTTTCTTGCAATCATACCATGGCACACTTGTTCTCAAAACTCTCTTTTTGCTACCTGTGCTTTGTAAGTATCTACGGATTGACATGCCTTTATACCTTATACTGGCTCTTCTACCGTTCTCTAAGGGAATACTCTTTTGAGTACGTCCGCCAGGAGACTGGAATTGATGATATTCCAGATGTGAAGAATGACTTTGCTTTTATGCTTCATATGATAGATCAGTATGACCCTCTGTATTCCAAGAGATTTGCAGTGTTCCTGTCGGAAGTAAGCGAAAACAAATTAAAGCAGCTGAACTTAAACAATGAGTGGACTCCTGATAAACTGAGGCAGAAGCTACAGACAAATGCCCATAACAGGCTGGAATTGCCTCTTATCATGCTCTCTGGCCTTCCGGACACTGTTTTTGAAATCACAGAGCTGCAATCTCTGAAacttgaaatcattaaaaatgtaatgatACCAGCCACCATTGCACAGCTAGATAACCTCCAAGAGCTCTCCCTGCACCAGTGCTCAGTCAAAATCCACAGCGCGGCACTGTCTTTCCTGAAGGAAAACCTCAAGGTCTTGAGCGTCAAGTTTGATGATATGAGGGAGCTGCCCCCCTGGATGTATGGACTCCGGAATCTGGAAGAGCTGTACCTGGTTGGCTCTTTAAGTCACGATATTCCCAAAAATGTCACCCTTGAGTCTCTGCGGGATCTTAAAAGCCTTAAAATCCTCTCTATCAAAAGCAATGTTTCTAAAATCCCTCAGGCAGTGGTTGATGTTTCCAGCCATCTCCAGAAGATGTGCATACATAATGATGGCACCAAGCTGGTGATGCTCAACAATTTAAAGAAGATGACCAACCTGACAGAGCTGGAGCTGGTCCACTGTGACCTGGAGCGCATTCCTCACGCTGTGTTTAGCCTGCTCAGCCTCCAGGAATTGGACCTcaaagaaaataatctgaaatcCATAGAAGAAATTGTTAGCTTTCAGCACTTGCGAAAGTTGACAGTGCTAAAACTGTGGCATAATAGCATCACTTATATCCCAGAGCATATAAAGAAACTCACCAGCCTGGAGCGTCTGTCCTTTAGTCACAATAAAATAGAGGTGCTGCCTTCCCACCTCTTCCTATGCAACAAAATCCGATACTTGGACTTATCTTACAATGACATTCGCTTTATCCCACCGGAAGTCGGAGTTCTACAAAGTTTACAGTATTTTTCCATCACTTGTAACAAAGTGGAGAGCCTTCCAGATGAACTTTACTTCTGCAAGAAACTTAAAACTCTGAAGATTGGGAAAAACAGCCTATCAGTACTTTCACCGAAAATTggaaatttactgtttctttcctACTTAGATGTTAAAGGCAATCACTTTGAAATCCTCCCTCCCGAACTGGGTGACTGTCGGGCTCTGAAACGAGCTGGCTTAGTAGTGGAAGACGCTCTGTTTGAAACTCTGCCTTCTGATGTCCGGgagcaaatgaaaacagaataa
- the LRRC8C gene encoding volume-regulated anion channel subunit LRRC8C isoform X1 has translation MIPVTEFRQFSEQQPAFRVLKPWWDVFTDYLSVAMLMIGVFGCTLQVMQDKIICLPKRVQPSQNHSSVSNVSQAVASTTPLPPPKPSPTNPVTVEMKGLKTDLDLQQYSFINQMCYERALHWYAKYFPYLVLIHTLVFMLCSNFWFKFPGSSSKIEHFISILGKCFDSPWTTRALSEVSGEDSEDKDNRKNNMSRSNTIQSGPEGSLVNSQSLKSIPEKFVVDKSTAGALDKKEGEQAKALFEKVKKFRLHVEEGDILYAMYVRQTVLKVIKFLIIIAYNSALVSKVQFTVDCNVDIQDMTGYKNFSCNHTMAHLFSKLSFCYLCFVSIYGLTCLYTLYWLFYRSLREYSFEYVRQETGIDDIPDVKNDFAFMLHMIDQYDPLYSKRFAVFLSEVSENKLKQLNLNNEWTPDKLRQKLQTNAHNRLELPLIMLSGLPDTVFEITELQSLKLEIIKNVMIPATIAQLDNLQELSLHQCSVKIHSAALSFLKENLKVLSVKFDDMRELPPWMYGLRNLEELYLVGSLSHDIPKNVTLESLRDLKSLKILSIKSNVSKIPQAVVDVSSHLQKMCIHNDGTKLVMLNNLKKMTNLTELELVHCDLERIPHAVFSLLSLQELDLKENNLKSIEEIVSFQHLRKLTVLKLWHNSITYIPEHIKKLTSLERLSFSHNKIEVLPSHLFLCNKIRYLDLSYNDIRFIPPEVGVLQSLQYFSITCNKVESLPDELYFCKKLKTLKIGKNSLSVLSPKIGNLLFLSYLDVKGNHFEILPPELGDCRALKRAGLVVEDALFETLPSDVREQMKTE, from the coding sequence GTCATGCAAGACAAGATAATTTGCCTTCCGAAAAGAGTTCAGCCTTCTCAGAACCACTCGTCCGTCTCGAATGTCTCTCAAGCAGTTGCCAGTAccaccccactgcctcctcctaaACCATCTCCTACCAACCCCGTCACCGTGGAAATGAAAGGACTAAAGACGGATTTGGACCTTCAGCAGTACAGTTTTATAAACCAGATGTGTTACGAGCGAGCCCTCCACTGGTATGCCAAGTATTTCCCTTACCTTGTCCTCATCCATACCCTGGTCTTCATGCTCTGCAGCAACTTCTGGTTCAAATTCCCTGGCTCCAGCTCcaaaatagaacatttcatcTCAATCCTGGGGAAGTGTTTTGACTCTCCCTGGACCACGAGGGCTTTATCTGAAGTGTCTGGGGAGGACTCGGAAGACAAGGACAACAGGAAGAACAACATGAGCAGGTCCAACACCATCCAGTCTGGGCCAGAAGGCAGTCTGGTCAACTCTCAGTCATTAAAGTCAATTCCTGAGAAGTTTGTGGTTGACAAATCCACTGCAGGTGCTCTGGATAAGAAGGAAGGTGAGCAAGCAAAGGCCTTATTTGAGAAGGTGAAGAAGTTCAGGCTTCATGTAGAAGAAGGTGATATACTCTATGCTATGTATGTGCGCCAGACTGTACTTAAGGTTATAAAATTCTTAATCATCATTGCATATAACAGCGCGCTGGTTTCCAAAGTCCAATTTACGGTGGACTGTAATGTTGACATTCAGGACATGACTGGATATAAAAACTTTTCTTGCAATCATACCATGGCACACTTGTTCTCAAAACTCTCTTTTTGCTACCTGTGCTTTGTAAGTATCTACGGATTGACATGCCTTTATACCTTATACTGGCTCTTCTACCGTTCTCTAAGGGAATACTCTTTTGAGTACGTCCGCCAGGAGACTGGAATTGATGATATTCCAGATGTGAAGAATGACTTTGCTTTTATGCTTCATATGATAGATCAGTATGACCCTCTGTATTCCAAGAGATTTGCAGTGTTCCTGTCGGAAGTAAGCGAAAACAAATTAAAGCAGCTGAACTTAAACAATGAGTGGACTCCTGATAAACTGAGGCAGAAGCTACAGACAAATGCCCATAACAGGCTGGAATTGCCTCTTATCATGCTCTCTGGCCTTCCGGACACTGTTTTTGAAATCACAGAGCTGCAATCTCTGAAacttgaaatcattaaaaatgtaatgatACCAGCCACCATTGCACAGCTAGATAACCTCCAAGAGCTCTCCCTGCACCAGTGCTCAGTCAAAATCCACAGCGCGGCACTGTCTTTCCTGAAGGAAAACCTCAAGGTCTTGAGCGTCAAGTTTGATGATATGAGGGAGCTGCCCCCCTGGATGTATGGACTCCGGAATCTGGAAGAGCTGTACCTGGTTGGCTCTTTAAGTCACGATATTCCCAAAAATGTCACCCTTGAGTCTCTGCGGGATCTTAAAAGCCTTAAAATCCTCTCTATCAAAAGCAATGTTTCTAAAATCCCTCAGGCAGTGGTTGATGTTTCCAGCCATCTCCAGAAGATGTGCATACATAATGATGGCACCAAGCTGGTGATGCTCAACAATTTAAAGAAGATGACCAACCTGACAGAGCTGGAGCTGGTCCACTGTGACCTGGAGCGCATTCCTCACGCTGTGTTTAGCCTGCTCAGCCTCCAGGAATTGGACCTcaaagaaaataatctgaaatcCATAGAAGAAATTGTTAGCTTTCAGCACTTGCGAAAGTTGACAGTGCTAAAACTGTGGCATAATAGCATCACTTATATCCCAGAGCATATAAAGAAACTCACCAGCCTGGAGCGTCTGTCCTTTAGTCACAATAAAATAGAGGTGCTGCCTTCCCACCTCTTCCTATGCAACAAAATCCGATACTTGGACTTATCTTACAATGACATTCGCTTTATCCCACCGGAAGTCGGAGTTCTACAAAGTTTACAGTATTTTTCCATCACTTGTAACAAAGTGGAGAGCCTTCCAGATGAACTTTACTTCTGCAAGAAACTTAAAACTCTGAAGATTGGGAAAAACAGCCTATCAGTACTTTCACCGAAAATTggaaatttactgtttctttcctACTTAGATGTTAAAGGCAATCACTTTGAAATCCTCCCTCCCGAACTGGGTGACTGTCGGGCTCTGAAACGAGCTGGCTTAGTAGTGGAAGACGCTCTGTTTGAAACTCTGCCTTCTGATGTCCGGgagcaaatgaaaacagaataa